A stretch of Haloprofundus halophilus DNA encodes these proteins:
- a CDS encoding carboxylate--amine ligase produces MPSPYDNFPAYKESLLALATRPDVRTVVPTREMDAYILSKYREEFAEHVTVGWPTFDSLRTAQDGKELAEVAERLDIPVPKTETLDEVTDWDRKLIAKQRYSLLAEDYVDFLEPGTCEGRMDPIYLESGSEPDTDAIIDEMLGHVPITQEIVKGVEYSFRALYDHGEPVATSLRRQLRGKTYAGGMSVFREMTHDPEVEELGERLLTHLDWHGLASVQFIKDHESGEFYFLEINPRIWASVLLDVRAGADYPYNYWLMTQGRTDEIDPGYEEGVATHLLAGELQYLWSVVRHNYPNVDKPSIRTATWEVASSIYEHPHFDFVSLDDPRPFAQGILNTLSRGR; encoded by the coding sequence ATGCCGTCGCCGTACGACAACTTTCCGGCCTACAAAGAATCGCTTCTCGCACTGGCGACTCGACCGGACGTACGGACGGTCGTTCCCACGCGAGAGATGGATGCGTACATCCTCTCGAAGTACCGCGAGGAGTTCGCAGAACACGTCACCGTCGGGTGGCCGACGTTCGACTCACTTCGCACCGCTCAAGACGGCAAGGAGTTGGCGGAGGTCGCAGAGCGACTCGACATCCCGGTTCCGAAGACAGAGACGCTCGACGAAGTCACCGACTGGGACCGAAAACTCATCGCCAAACAACGGTACTCGTTGCTCGCGGAGGATTACGTCGACTTCCTCGAACCGGGGACGTGTGAAGGGAGGATGGACCCGATATACCTCGAATCCGGGTCCGAACCCGACACGGATGCGATAATCGACGAGATGCTCGGCCACGTCCCCATCACCCAGGAGATCGTCAAGGGCGTGGAGTACTCGTTTCGTGCGCTCTACGACCACGGCGAACCGGTCGCGACGAGTCTTCGACGGCAACTACGCGGGAAGACGTACGCGGGCGGTATGAGCGTGTTCCGCGAGATGACCCACGACCCCGAGGTGGAGGAACTCGGGGAGCGACTGCTGACACATCTCGACTGGCACGGCTTGGCATCGGTGCAGTTCATCAAAGACCACGAGAGCGGCGAGTTTTACTTCCTCGAAATCAACCCCCGAATCTGGGCGTCGGTGCTGCTCGACGTGCGTGCCGGTGCCGACTATCCGTACAACTACTGGCTCATGACGCAGGGTCGGACGGACGAAATCGATCCGGGGTACGAAGAGGGTGTAGCCACACATCTCCTCGCTGGAGAACTTCAGTATCTCTGGAGCGTCGTGCGACACAATTACCCAAACGTCGACAAACCGTCGATTCGGACTGCTACCTGGGAAGTCGCGTCGTCGATCTACGAACATCCCCACTTCGACTTCGTGAGTTTAGACGACCCGCGGCCGTTCGCACAGGGCATCCTCAACACACTGTCGCGGGGTCGATAA